One genomic region from Aggregicoccus sp. 17bor-14 encodes:
- a CDS encoding DNA polymerase beta superfamily protein has translation MTQRLSALSDIDPLSIPLPHGTEVTTRVERVVDGRRIPQGLIGRVVRARDGGFDVLIVGVGELWFARAELTPRKAGQLEFAQRRESSWAALIPCTVLTGTVGSRAWGLADEGSDTDVRGAFALPLLWTVGLVSPPVDLVSADGSQTFWETRKLVQQALRADPNTLELLFVPSAEATDVIGEWLLEARDAFVSKLMFGSFGRYALSQLNKLSASQRLAQHRDLVLDWLAQEPSPTLDEVAARLARISPRQAASPENALLQAKTYIKQLYRSLSDQGLIEANDFASMQRYARSGGRRPADARELRPKNAYNLLRLIHLAAGWLRDGAPQFEATGAFRERLLRIKRGEVSLDEVLAEAEALAPSLEQARDASRLPEHPDYVRADALLKRIGDEVARRHVQGVPGPFGVAAPPPPEPVAPEEEA, from the coding sequence ATGACCCAGCGACTCTCCGCATTGAGCGACATCGACCCGCTCTCCATCCCCCTGCCCCACGGCACGGAGGTGACGACGCGGGTGGAGCGCGTGGTGGATGGCCGCCGCATCCCGCAGGGGCTCATCGGTCGCGTGGTCCGCGCGCGGGATGGCGGCTTCGACGTGCTCATCGTCGGCGTGGGCGAGCTCTGGTTCGCGCGCGCCGAGCTCACGCCGCGCAAGGCGGGCCAGCTCGAGTTCGCCCAGCGGCGCGAGAGCTCCTGGGCCGCGCTCATCCCCTGCACGGTGCTCACCGGCACGGTGGGCAGCCGCGCGTGGGGGCTCGCGGACGAGGGCTCGGACACGGACGTGCGCGGCGCCTTTGCCCTGCCCCTGCTGTGGACGGTGGGCCTCGTGTCACCGCCCGTGGACCTGGTGAGCGCGGACGGGAGCCAGACCTTCTGGGAGACGCGCAAGCTCGTGCAGCAGGCGCTGCGCGCGGACCCGAACACGCTGGAGCTGCTCTTCGTCCCCTCGGCCGAAGCCACCGACGTCATCGGCGAGTGGCTGCTGGAGGCGCGCGACGCCTTCGTCTCCAAGCTCATGTTCGGCAGCTTCGGCCGCTATGCGCTGAGCCAGCTGAACAAGCTCTCCGCGAGCCAGCGCCTCGCGCAGCACCGCGACCTGGTGCTGGACTGGCTCGCGCAGGAGCCCTCTCCCACGTTGGACGAGGTGGCGGCCCGGCTCGCACGCATCTCCCCGCGCCAGGCGGCCTCCCCCGAGAACGCGCTGCTGCAGGCCAAGACGTACATCAAGCAGCTCTACCGCTCGCTCTCGGACCAGGGCCTCATCGAGGCCAACGACTTCGCCTCCATGCAGCGCTATGCGCGCTCGGGCGGCCGCAGGCCCGCGGACGCGAGGGAGCTGCGCCCGAAGAACGCCTACAACCTCTTGCGCCTCATCCACCTCGCCGCGGGCTGGCTGCGCGACGGCGCGCCGCAGTTCGAGGCGACGGGCGCCTTCCGCGAGCGCCTGCTGCGCATCAAGCGCGGCGAGGTGAGCCTCGACGAGGTGCTCGCCGAGGCAGAGGCCCTCGCCCCTTCGCTGGAGCAGGCCCGCGACGCGAGCCGCCTGCCCGAGCACCCTGACTACGTGCGCGCCGACGCGCTGCTCAAGCGCATCGGCGACGAGGTCGCTCGGCGCCACGTGCAGGGCGTGCCGGGTCCCTTCGGTGTTGCTGCGCCCCCGCCGCCCGAGCCTGTGGCCCCCGAGGAGGAAGCATGA
- a CDS encoding M20/M25/M40 family metallo-hydrolase, with protein sequence MRSEDVRAHVTVLAADDMEGRLTGSPGAARAADYIAGQLGTFGVTPAGDDGFFQRVPLKLDTRYSPPRLVLVPPGQDPASVPEAERRTGLNVVGRLEGADPALKDEVVVVGAHYDHLGVGPAVNGDAIYNGADDDASGVAAVLEAARALAQGPRPRRTVLFIATTGEEEGTLGAKWYLQHPVAPLERTVAELEVEMIGRPDPLVGGAGHLWLTGYERSTMGESFTHEGLEIVADPRPAQHFYERSDNIAFARLGIPAHTLSSYNLHADYHTPADEVSRLDIAHMTQAIESIVSAVRLLADGDAPQWKPGLQPQSSEPVEPVRSLASAG encoded by the coding sequence GTGCGCAGCGAAGACGTGCGCGCGCACGTCACGGTCCTCGCCGCGGACGACATGGAGGGACGCCTCACCGGCTCCCCCGGCGCCGCGCGCGCTGCCGACTACATCGCCGGACAGCTGGGCACTTTCGGGGTGACCCCGGCGGGCGACGACGGCTTCTTCCAGCGCGTGCCGCTGAAGCTGGACACGCGCTACAGCCCGCCCCGCCTCGTCCTCGTCCCGCCGGGGCAGGACCCCGCCTCCGTGCCCGAGGCCGAGCGGCGCACCGGCCTCAACGTGGTGGGGCGCCTCGAGGGCGCGGACCCCGCGCTGAAGGACGAGGTGGTGGTGGTGGGCGCGCACTACGATCACCTCGGCGTGGGGCCCGCGGTGAACGGCGACGCCATCTACAACGGCGCGGACGACGATGCGTCCGGCGTCGCGGCGGTGCTGGAGGCTGCCCGCGCGCTCGCGCAGGGGCCGCGCCCGCGCCGCACCGTGCTCTTCATTGCCACCACCGGCGAGGAGGAGGGAACGCTGGGGGCGAAGTGGTACCTGCAGCACCCGGTCGCACCCCTGGAGCGCACGGTGGCTGAGCTGGAGGTGGAGATGATCGGCCGGCCGGACCCGCTCGTGGGCGGCGCGGGGCACCTCTGGCTCACCGGCTACGAGCGCTCGACGATGGGCGAGTCGTTCACGCACGAGGGGCTCGAGATCGTGGCGGATCCGCGGCCCGCCCAGCACTTCTACGAGCGCAGCGACAACATCGCCTTCGCGCGGCTCGGCATCCCGGCCCACACGCTCTCGTCCTACAACCTGCACGCCGACTACCACACGCCCGCGGACGAGGTCTCACGCCTGGACATCGCGCACATGACGCAGGCGATCGAGTCCATCGTGTCCGCCGTGC
- a CDS encoding VOC family protein codes for MIKMVKFVGIPVSDQDRALAFYTEKLGFKVATDQPMGPKQRWIELRIPGAQTAVVLFTPEGQEDRVGSFFNGAFGSDDVMESYAQLKARGVEFEGEPQKQPWGTFAKFKDPDGNLFVLSSR; via the coding sequence ATGATCAAGATGGTGAAGTTCGTCGGCATCCCGGTGAGCGACCAGGACCGCGCGCTCGCGTTCTACACGGAGAAGCTCGGCTTCAAGGTCGCGACGGACCAGCCGATGGGGCCGAAGCAGCGGTGGATCGAGCTGCGCATCCCGGGGGCGCAGACCGCCGTGGTGCTCTTCACGCCGGAGGGCCAGGAGGACCGGGTGGGCAGCTTCTTCAATGGCGCCTTCGGCTCGGACGACGTGATGGAGAGCTACGCGCAGCTCAAGGCGCGCGGCGTGGAGTTCGAGGGAGAGCCCCAGAAGCAGCCGTGGGGCACCTTCGCCAAGTTCAAGGACCCGGACGGCAACCTCTTCGTCCTCTCCTCGCGCTGA
- a CDS encoding helix-turn-helix domain-containing protein produces the protein MSTTPVDTYVLETLMPDLVGHDRSPSAFLVYLHLWQQTAGTRGRQVARSLAQMAEETGLSKSAVQAALRVLKRRRLVRAERASLTAVPVYEVLRPWVRR, from the coding sequence ATGAGCACCACCCCGGTGGACACCTACGTGCTGGAGACGCTGATGCCGGACCTGGTGGGGCACGACCGCTCGCCCTCGGCCTTCCTCGTCTACCTGCACCTGTGGCAGCAGACGGCGGGGACGCGCGGGCGGCAGGTGGCGCGCAGCCTCGCGCAGATGGCCGAGGAGACGGGGCTCTCCAAGAGCGCCGTGCAGGCGGCGCTGCGGGTGCTCAAGCGCCGGCGCCTGGTGCGCGCGGAGCGCGCGAGCCTCACCGCGGTGCCGGTGTACGAGGTGCTGCGACCCTGGGTGCGCCGCTGA
- a CDS encoding PHB depolymerase family esterase yields MNLRSPILLFALFLLLAGLPACGLADAPATAPAALTQVTSFGTNPGNLLLYTHVPAGLPPGSPLVVVLHGCTQSAADIEATGWSAAADAYRFAVAYPQQQASNNRSGCFNWFLPGDTTRGQGEALSIRQMVAHLQGTLAVDSQRIFVVGFSAGGFMAAAMLATYPDVFAAGAINAGGPYGCATNLAEATACMSPGVTKSPAAWGELVRSAYPSFTGPRPRVTLWHGSADPVVAVANLDASVWQWTYALQLDGAAGTGSSEARFAHRTFGPAGGPVLVESYELYGLGHAVAVDPALPFEGSGLACGSVGLYAASAPGLCATELQARFFGLAPEQGPGPLSGAPRVAAPRTPAPR; encoded by the coding sequence ATGAACCTGCGATCCCCGATCCTCCTGTTTGCGCTCTTCCTCCTCCTGGCAGGACTGCCGGCCTGTGGCCTCGCGGACGCGCCGGCGACGGCGCCTGCCGCGCTCACGCAGGTGACGAGCTTCGGCACCAACCCAGGCAACCTGCTCCTGTACACGCACGTCCCCGCGGGGCTGCCGCCGGGCTCCCCCCTCGTGGTGGTGCTGCACGGCTGCACGCAGTCGGCGGCCGACATCGAGGCGACGGGCTGGAGCGCGGCGGCCGACGCATACCGCTTCGCCGTGGCCTACCCGCAGCAGCAGGCGAGCAACAACCGCAGCGGCTGCTTCAACTGGTTCCTCCCCGGGGACACCACGCGCGGACAGGGCGAGGCGCTCTCCATCCGGCAGATGGTGGCGCACCTGCAGGGCACGCTCGCGGTGGACTCCCAGCGCATCTTCGTCGTGGGCTTCTCCGCCGGCGGCTTCATGGCGGCGGCGATGCTGGCCACCTACCCGGACGTCTTCGCGGCGGGCGCCATCAACGCGGGCGGCCCCTACGGCTGCGCCACGAACCTGGCCGAGGCCACGGCCTGCATGAGTCCGGGCGTGACGAAGTCTCCGGCCGCCTGGGGAGAGCTCGTGCGCAGCGCCTACCCCAGCTTCACCGGCCCTCGCCCACGCGTCACCCTGTGGCACGGCAGCGCGGACCCGGTGGTGGCGGTGGCGAACCTGGACGCGTCGGTGTGGCAGTGGACGTACGCCCTGCAGCTGGATGGGGCGGCGGGCACCGGGAGCTCCGAGGCGCGCTTCGCCCACCGCACCTTCGGCCCCGCGGGTGGCCCGGTGCTGGTGGAGAGCTACGAACTGTACGGCCTCGGCCACGCGGTCGCCGTGGACCCGGCGCTCCCCTTCGAGGGCAGTGGCCTCGCCTGTGGCAGCGTGGGCCTCTACGCCGCGAGCGCTCCGGGGCTCTGCGCCACCGAGCTGCAGGCGCGCTTCTTCGGCCTCGCGCCGGAGCAGGGCCCGGGGCCGCTCAGCGGCGCACCCAGGGTCGCAGCACCTCGTACACCGGCACCGCGGTGA
- a CDS encoding DNA polymerase beta superfamily protein, which yields MSPEVQEVLTPHQREVAARVLTEEGAHRRHLVVSLSGAHAYGFPSPDSDLDVKAVHLDPTESLLGFPRPARASERLEVVDGVEVDYSSNELGGVLLGVLKGNGNFIERFLSGFTFEHQPVLASLQPLVRGALSKRVHRHYAGFAGQQKQEWERTGRTSAKKLLYVLRTTLTGTHLLLTGEVVTDVTRLLARYGFEEALELVEQKRRGEKSELPPEMVRRWEARVPSAFERLDRALADSHLPDDPPNTAALDAWLIHQRLALLEEGR from the coding sequence ATGAGCCCCGAAGTGCAGGAGGTCCTCACGCCGCACCAGCGCGAGGTCGCGGCGCGCGTCCTCACCGAGGAGGGGGCGCACCGGCGCCACCTGGTGGTCTCGCTCTCGGGCGCACATGCGTACGGCTTTCCCTCGCCGGACTCGGACCTGGATGTGAAGGCGGTGCACCTGGACCCCACCGAATCCCTGCTCGGCTTCCCCCGCCCCGCGCGCGCCTCCGAGCGGCTCGAGGTGGTGGACGGAGTCGAGGTGGACTACTCGTCGAACGAGCTGGGGGGCGTGCTGCTCGGCGTCCTCAAGGGAAACGGGAACTTCATCGAGCGCTTCCTCTCGGGCTTCACCTTCGAGCACCAGCCGGTCCTCGCCTCGCTGCAGCCGCTGGTTCGCGGGGCGCTCTCCAAGCGCGTCCACCGCCACTACGCGGGCTTCGCTGGTCAGCAGAAGCAGGAGTGGGAGCGCACGGGGCGCACCTCCGCGAAGAAGCTGCTCTACGTGCTGCGCACCACCCTCACCGGCACCCACCTGCTGCTCACCGGCGAGGTGGTGACGGACGTGACCCGCCTGCTCGCACGCTACGGCTTCGAAGAGGCGCTGGAGCTGGTGGAGCAGAAGCGGCGGGGCGAGAAGAGCGAGCTGCCGCCGGAGATGGTGCGCCGCTGGGAGGCGCGCGTCCCCAGCGCCTTCGAGCGGCTCGACCGCGCGCTCGCCGACAGCCACCTCCCGGACGATCCTCCCAACACCGCCGCGCTCGACGCGTGGCTCATCCATCAGCGGCTCGCCCTGCTGGAAGAGGGGCGCTGA
- a CDS encoding DUF6597 domain-containing transcriptional factor, with protein sequence MLQQAPSPLALSRWVDAFWLYEGAGHAHRVLPDGCMDLLVDLASGEGSIAGPMTRAEVVDLPAGTRLFGVRFRPGAAALLLEEPAHALADQHVAVAEVASRAVAALAEQVAEARTPQARIARVEALLQQATLRRRAFDPRVHHAVMLLEQAHGTLPVREVSEQVGVGERQLERLFRERVGYGPKLFARIARLSHALAQPESLVQAALAAQAGYADESHLLRDCRALTGRTPQALRAERDVGFVQVEAATGA encoded by the coding sequence ATGCTGCAGCAAGCCCCCTCCCCGCTCGCGCTCTCCCGCTGGGTGGACGCCTTCTGGCTCTACGAGGGCGCGGGCCACGCGCACCGCGTCCTGCCGGATGGGTGCATGGACCTGCTGGTGGACCTCGCGTCCGGCGAGGGCAGCATCGCGGGGCCGATGACGCGCGCCGAGGTGGTGGACCTTCCGGCGGGCACGCGGCTCTTTGGCGTGCGCTTCCGTCCCGGCGCCGCGGCGCTGCTGCTCGAGGAGCCCGCCCATGCGCTCGCGGACCAGCACGTGGCGGTGGCGGAGGTCGCCTCCCGGGCTGTCGCTGCGCTCGCCGAGCAGGTCGCAGAGGCCCGCACGCCCCAGGCGCGCATCGCCCGCGTGGAGGCGCTGCTGCAGCAGGCCACCCTGCGGCGGCGCGCCTTCGACCCGCGCGTGCACCACGCCGTGATGCTGCTCGAGCAGGCCCACGGCACGCTGCCCGTGCGCGAGGTCTCGGAGCAGGTCGGCGTCGGCGAGCGGCAGCTGGAGCGGCTGTTCCGCGAGCGCGTGGGCTATGGTCCCAAGCTCTTCGCGCGCATCGCGCGCCTCTCGCACGCGCTGGCTCAGCCGGAGTCCCTGGTGCAGGCCGCCCTCGCTGCGCAGGCAGGCTATGCGGACGAGTCCCACCTGCTGCGCGACTGCCGCGCCCTCACCGGCCGCACGCCCCAGGCGCTGCGCGCGGAGCGCGATGTCGGATTCGTCCAAGTCGAGGCCGCGACCGGGGCGTAG